Proteins encoded together in one Heptranchias perlo isolate sHepPer1 unplaced genomic scaffold, sHepPer1.hap1 HAP1_SCAFFOLD_194, whole genome shotgun sequence window:
- the LOC137309952 gene encoding E3 ubiquitin/ISG15 ligase TRIM25-like, translating into MESGALEDELTCAVCLQVYQDPVVLSCQHSFCLKCIEGVWAQTPGPEGFECPQCRQKFNPRPSLERNFTLCNIVEKYNQSQPPADSARVVCDTCIENPSPAVKTCLICLASFCSLHLKPHLLKEAYKDHTLIEPVTDLTDRQCVDHKKVLEFYCEDDTECVCVSCTIIGKHKSHTLLSLDQAQAAIKEELEREIGSLRGVQQNCSSKQRDLERSEVEIKTRINELKGKLSKSFSEWRRQLEEDEEYALKLIDEEGLRALSRIRSCSEALNKRMEQITLIDGETQSLLQRDHLSFIQNSKQLLSRVTETQRVTDPDVPALILNLSNISQLIQKRLNGSGKYHSDILGIIDTEYRGPLNVTPPPHSSSGAAPVPGNVLQLSTGITGRAGISQGLSPMSLDPTTVNWNLVLSDDLRSVTWTEREQPYPPHPERFKDCPQVLCSQSFSSGSHSWDVETDGNLWRIGIVCGSVEREGDKSDLGFSRKSWCLYFHYGSLTAGHNSQFTDLPLTPSNIRIRVQLDDEAGTLSFHRVTDSLRHLHTFQTTFTEPVFPAFYCGDKSLKLLN; encoded by the exons atggagtctggagctttagaggatgaattaacctgtgctgtgtgtctccaggtgtACCAGGACCCAGTGGTGTTGTCCTGTCAGCAcagtttctgtttgaaatgtattgagggagtttgggcccagacaccaggcccagaagggtttgagtgtcctcagtgtcgccagaaattcaaccccaggcccagtctggagAGAAACTTCACGCTGTGTAATATTGTGGAAAAATACAACCAGTCACAGCCTCCTGCTGATTCAGCCCGTGTCGTGTGTGATACGTGCATCGAGAATCCATCCCCAGCTGTCAAGACGTGTCTTATTTGTTTGGCTTCCTTTTGCTCCCTTCATTTAAAACCACATTTACTGAAAGAGGCCTACAAAGATCACACCCTAATCGAACCTGTGACTGATCTtacagacaggcagtgcgttGACCATAAGAAGGTTCTTGAATTCTACTGTGAAGAtgatacagagtgtgtgtgtgtttcctgtacaaTAATAGGGAAACATAAATCCCACACACTGCTGAGCCTGGATCAGGCACAAGCTGCAATTAAG gaagaattggagagagaaatcgGGAGTCTTCGGGGAGTCCAGCAGAATTGTTCCAGCAAACAGCGAGACTTGGAGAGATCAGAAGTTGAAATAAAG ACACGAATCAATGAGCTGAAAGGAAAGCTATCGAAGAGCTTCTCTGAATGGAGGAGAcagctggaagaagatgaagaatacgCACTGAAACTGATCGATGAGGAGGGGCTCCGAGCTCTCTCTCGGATTAGAAGCTGCTCTGAAGCATTAAACAAGAGGATGGAACAGATTACATTAATAGATGGAGAAACCCAGAGTCTGCTACAGAGGGACCATCTCTCCTTTATTCAG aactcgaagcagctcctttccag agtgactgagactcagagagtcacagacccagatgttccagcgctcatcctgaacctgtccaatatatctcaactgatccagaagaggctgaatggatcGGGAAAGTATCACTCAGACATATTGGGAATCATTG ACACCGAATACAGGGGCCCATTGAATGTAACTCCTCCCCCACACAGCTCCTCTGGGGCAGCCCCTGTCCCAGGGAACGTCCTCCAGCTGTCGACTGGGATCACGGGAAGAGCGGGAATATCCCAAGGTCT GTCACCAATGAGCCTGGATCCAACGACAGTAAACTGGAACTTGGTTCTGTCTgatgatctgagatcagtaacaTGGACTGAACGGGAACAGCcctacccacctcacccagagaggtttaaagactgtccccaagtcctctgctcccagagtttctcctcaggatcccattcctgggatgtggagactgatgggaatctctggaggatcgggattgtgtgtgggagtgtagagagggagggggacaagtCTGATCTTGGGTTCAGCAGGAAATCCTGGTGTTTATATTTTCATTATGGTTCTCTCACAGCCGGTCACAATTCCCAGTtcactgacctcccactgaccccgTCTAACATCAGGATCCGAGTTCAGTTGGACGACGAGGCCGGGACTCTGTCATTTCACcgggtcactgactcactgagacatttacacacatttcaaaccacattcactgaacccgtgtttccagcattttattgtgGGGACAAATCCctaaaactgttaaattaa